A single window of Rhizobium indicum DNA harbors:
- a CDS encoding adenylate cyclase, with the protein MQHLLPSRRDTAPDSTRPPPTHDDVRAQLKRIVTSSQFPHIGRSAAFLIYAVEETLAGRADRIKGYSIAVEVFKRSNGFTQDDPVVRIEAGRLRRVLERYYFTAGQRDPIRIDIPKGGYVPTFAWNNPSADNLDAEDQSLPSERAYSLFPGLRRHMWAVALGLIVIVGGAAALAGLTSIRFGSIWPLPTADITGSDGPTLVIAPFANLGDGPQAELYTTGLTEELLTALPRFKEIKVFGRETSRSLPPEVEASRIRGELGARFLLAGGVRVSGSRVRVTARLLDTQTDEILWSQTYDDNIGVRDLFTIQSDVANKVATAVAQPYGIMAQADVSNPPPDDLGIYGCTLSFYTYRAELSIERHEEVRNCLESAVARYPSFATTWAMLSILYLDEDRFRFNRKPISSAPIDRSFQAARRAIQLDPGNTRALQALMTALFFSQRVPEALQIGERALATNPNDTELLGEFGTRVAMSGEWQRGAALLDRAIALNPAGGGYYRGTRALAAYMLHDDKTAVIEIRQADLQKFPLFHAVAAVIYVDAGMIEDARNEASRFNEMRPDFIPSIVAELKARNFQPQDRARMIADLRTAGLPAMDEVQATMSLPIDGSKALQPR; encoded by the coding sequence GTGCAACATTTATTGCCATCGAGGCGCGACACTGCGCCGGATTCGACGCGACCACCTCCGACCCACGATGATGTTCGGGCTCAGCTCAAGCGAATCGTTACCAGCTCGCAATTTCCGCATATCGGTCGGAGTGCTGCATTTCTTATCTATGCCGTGGAGGAGACGCTTGCAGGCCGCGCAGATCGGATCAAGGGCTACTCTATCGCAGTCGAGGTTTTCAAGCGCTCCAACGGCTTCACGCAGGATGATCCGGTTGTGCGGATCGAGGCCGGAAGGCTCAGGCGGGTGCTCGAGCGCTATTATTTTACAGCGGGTCAACGCGATCCGATCCGAATAGACATTCCGAAAGGCGGTTACGTGCCGACCTTTGCCTGGAATAATCCGAGTGCTGACAATTTAGATGCTGAAGACCAAAGTCTGCCGTCGGAGCGCGCCTATTCCCTTTTTCCCGGCTTAAGACGGCATATGTGGGCAGTGGCCCTTGGGTTGATCGTGATCGTGGGCGGCGCTGCAGCCCTGGCTGGCTTGACCTCCATTCGATTTGGCTCGATCTGGCCCTTGCCGACTGCCGACATTACAGGATCTGATGGACCGACATTGGTGATCGCTCCATTTGCTAATCTCGGTGATGGTCCTCAGGCGGAACTCTATACGACAGGCCTCACCGAGGAACTCCTCACCGCCCTTCCCCGCTTCAAGGAGATCAAAGTCTTCGGTCGCGAGACATCCAGATCGTTGCCGCCAGAGGTGGAGGCATCGCGGATTCGCGGAGAACTTGGCGCACGCTTCCTGCTGGCAGGCGGTGTTCGCGTCTCCGGAAGCCGAGTGCGTGTGACGGCACGTCTGCTCGACACGCAGACCGATGAGATCCTCTGGTCGCAGACCTACGACGACAACATCGGCGTCCGCGACCTGTTCACCATCCAGTCCGACGTCGCAAACAAGGTTGCGACCGCCGTGGCGCAGCCCTATGGCATCATGGCCCAGGCCGATGTCTCCAACCCGCCGCCTGATGATCTTGGCATCTACGGCTGCACGCTGAGCTTTTACACTTACCGTGCCGAGTTGAGCATCGAGCGGCACGAAGAGGTTCGAAACTGCCTCGAAAGCGCTGTCGCCCGCTATCCGTCCTTTGCGACCACCTGGGCGATGTTGTCCATCCTCTATCTCGACGAGGATCGTTTCAGGTTCAATCGGAAGCCCATTTCGTCCGCGCCGATAGATCGCAGCTTTCAGGCCGCCCGCCGTGCCATTCAACTGGATCCCGGCAACACCCGCGCCCTTCAGGCGTTGATGACGGCGTTGTTTTTCAGCCAGCGGGTTCCGGAGGCACTTCAGATCGGCGAACGGGCACTGGCGACCAATCCGAACGACACCGAATTGCTAGGAGAGTTTGGTACCCGGGTGGCGATGAGCGGGGAATGGCAGCGCGGGGCAGCGCTGCTGGATCGTGCCATTGCTCTCAACCCTGCCGGCGGCGGCTACTATCGCGGAACGCGCGCACTTGCAGCCTACATGCTGCACGACGACAAGACCGCGGTCATCGAGATCAGGCAGGCGGACCTGCAGAAGTTCCCGCTATTCCATGCGGTGGCTGCCGTCATCTACGTCGACGCCGGAATGATCGAGGACGCCCGCAACGAGGCCTCGCGGTTCAACGAAATGAGACCCGACTTCATTCCGAGCATCGTGGCCGAACTCAAGGCGCGCAATTTCCAGCCACAGGATCGGGCACGGATGATTGCCGATCTGCGAACGGCCGGGCTTCCTGCGATGGACGAGGTGCAGGCGACGATGTCGCTGCCGATCGACGGTTCCAAGGCCCTTCAGCCGCGGTAG
- a CDS encoding alpha/beta hydrolase: protein MTPVADTSPKSTKVNLLIATTRSRSPVPGEMFNGERARTPAFADITVSIPPNTIRKEGEVAWPKRLPSNPATDFATLKADDLNIDEAKRWLSASVRKSPDHSVLVFIHGFNNRFEDSVYRFAQIVQDSGLHSAPVLVTWPSRGSLLAYGYDRESTNYTRNALETLFQYLAKDPEVKEVSILAHSMGNWLALESLRQMAIRNGRLPAKFKNVMLAAPDVDVDVFRQQIGDMGKQHPQFTLFVSRDDRALAFSRRVWGDVSRLGAIDPEQAPYKAEFEANKIVVIDLTKIKSGDRMNHGKFAESPQIVQLIGSRISEGQTLTDSRIGLGDQILVATTGTAAAAGNVAGLILAAPVAAVDQDTRDNYAGQVSGLMGTAKPQPAMLKNCDEVRPTPSCKP from the coding sequence ATGACGCCTGTTGCAGACACGTCTCCGAAGTCGACCAAGGTCAACTTGCTGATCGCCACGACACGCAGCAGGTCTCCGGTGCCAGGAGAGATGTTCAACGGAGAACGGGCGCGGACCCCGGCATTCGCCGATATCACCGTGTCCATCCCACCGAACACGATCCGCAAGGAGGGAGAGGTCGCCTGGCCAAAGAGGCTTCCCTCCAATCCGGCGACAGATTTCGCGACTTTAAAGGCCGACGATCTCAATATCGATGAGGCCAAACGCTGGCTGAGCGCCAGCGTCCGCAAGAGCCCCGACCACAGTGTCCTGGTGTTCATCCATGGTTTCAACAACCGGTTCGAAGACTCCGTCTACCGCTTCGCCCAGATCGTTCAGGACTCAGGTCTGCACAGCGCTCCCGTGCTGGTGACCTGGCCGTCGCGTGGCAGCCTTCTCGCCTACGGCTATGATCGGGAGAGCACGAACTATACGCGAAATGCTCTGGAGACACTCTTCCAGTATCTCGCAAAGGATCCGGAAGTGAAGGAGGTGTCCATCCTCGCTCATTCCATGGGGAACTGGCTGGCGTTGGAATCGCTGCGCCAGATGGCCATTCGTAACGGCCGACTGCCCGCCAAGTTCAAGAATGTCATGCTCGCGGCTCCGGACGTCGATGTCGACGTGTTCCGCCAGCAGATCGGCGACATGGGCAAACAGCATCCGCAGTTCACCTTGTTCGTATCCCGTGACGACCGTGCACTGGCGTTCTCGCGTCGGGTCTGGGGTGACGTATCCCGACTTGGAGCCATCGATCCCGAACAGGCGCCCTACAAGGCGGAGTTCGAGGCCAACAAGATCGTGGTGATCGATCTCACCAAGATCAAATCTGGCGATCGGATGAACCACGGCAAATTCGCGGAATCGCCGCAGATCGTTCAGCTCATCGGATCACGCATCTCGGAGGGGCAGACGCTCACCGACAGCAGGATTGGACTTGGCGACCAGATTCTGGTGGCGACAACCGGAACGGCGGCGGCAGCCGGGAACGTTGCTGGACTGATCCTTGCCGCTCCCGTCGCTGCTGTCGATCAGGACACGCGGGACAATTACGCCGGCCAGGTCAGTGGCCTGATGGGCACTGCCAAACCGCAGCCAGCAATGTTGAAAAACTGCGACGAGGTACGGCCAACGCCGAGCTGCAAGCCCTAA
- a CDS encoding transporter produces MIFRLMQLAAALVLSSGAANAQSSEELAKKLSNPIASLISVPFQFNYDHGYGPEDGDKATLNIQPVIPFSLNEDWNLISRTILPVTWQNDIAGPSGTQFGLGDTLQSFFLSPAKPTETGIVWGAGPVFLLPTATDELLGGGKWGAGPTAVVLKQDGPWTYGILGNHIWSFAGQSDREDVSSTFLQPFISYTTKDAWTFSLNTESTYNWETNNWSVPINFAVAKLITIDKQPISLTAGIRYWADAPENGPEGVGFRLALTFLFPK; encoded by the coding sequence ATGATTTTTCGGCTGATGCAGCTTGCCGCGGCGCTGGTTCTGTCATCAGGTGCAGCCAACGCCCAGTCGAGCGAAGAACTCGCGAAGAAGCTGTCGAATCCGATCGCTTCGCTGATCAGCGTCCCGTTCCAGTTCAACTATGACCACGGCTACGGTCCCGAAGATGGTGACAAGGCAACGCTGAACATCCAGCCTGTCATTCCATTCTCTCTGAACGAGGACTGGAACCTCATATCGAGGACCATCCTCCCGGTCACATGGCAGAACGACATCGCCGGGCCATCAGGAACGCAGTTCGGTCTCGGCGACACGTTGCAGAGTTTCTTTCTCTCCCCTGCTAAACCGACGGAGACCGGTATCGTCTGGGGTGCCGGACCGGTGTTCCTCCTTCCCACCGCGACCGACGAGCTCCTCGGTGGCGGCAAATGGGGCGCTGGACCGACAGCAGTCGTTCTCAAACAGGACGGCCCCTGGACTTACGGCATTCTTGGGAACCACATCTGGTCGTTCGCTGGTCAAAGCGACCGCGAAGATGTGAGTTCGACGTTCCTCCAGCCGTTCATCTCCTACACGACCAAGGACGCCTGGACGTTCTCGCTGAATACGGAGTCCACCTATAACTGGGAAACGAACAATTGGTCGGTTCCAATCAACTTCGCAGTCGCCAAGCTGATCACCATCGATAAGCAGCCGATCAGCCTGACGGCAGGTATCCGCTATTGGGCAGACGCTCCGGAGAACGGCCCGGAAGGAGTTGGCTTCCGGCTCGCGCTCACGTTCCTCTTTCCAAAGTGA
- the ntrC gene encoding nitrogen regulation protein NR(I) — translation MTATILVADDDAAIRTVLNQALSRAGYDVRITSNAATLWRWISAGEGDLVVTDVVMPDENAFDLLPRIKKARPDLPVLVMSAQNTFMTAIKASEKGAYDYLPKPFDLTELIGIIGRALAEPKRKPAKLEDDMQDGMPLVGRSAAMQEIYRVLARLMQTDLTLMITGESGTGKELVARALHDYGKRRNGPFVAINMAAIPRDLIESELFGHEKGAFTGAQTRSTGRFEQAEGGTLFLDEIGDMPMDAQTRLLRVLQQGEYTTVGGRTPIRTDVRIVAATNKDLKQAINQGLFREDLYYRLNVVPLRLPPLRDRAEDIPDLVRHFIQQAEKEGLGSKRFDQEALELMKAYAWPGNVRELENLIRRLMALYPQDVITREIIDAELRSDVPDSPIDKGPMRSGSMTIAQAVEENMRSYFAGFGDNLPPPGLYDRVLTEMEYPLILAALTATRGNQIKAADLLGLNRNTLRKKIRELGVSVYRSSRTA, via the coding sequence ATGACAGCCACGATCCTCGTTGCAGATGATGATGCGGCCATCCGGACCGTGCTCAACCAGGCTTTGAGCCGCGCCGGTTATGACGTTCGCATCACCTCCAACGCCGCTACCCTCTGGCGCTGGATTTCGGCAGGCGAGGGCGATCTGGTCGTCACCGATGTGGTGATGCCCGACGAGAACGCCTTCGATCTGCTGCCGCGCATCAAGAAGGCGCGGCCCGACCTGCCGGTCCTCGTCATGAGCGCCCAGAACACCTTCATGACTGCCATCAAGGCCTCGGAAAAGGGCGCCTACGACTATCTGCCGAAGCCCTTCGATCTCACCGAGCTGATCGGCATCATCGGCCGTGCGCTGGCCGAGCCGAAGCGCAAGCCCGCCAAGCTTGAAGACGACATGCAGGACGGCATGCCGCTCGTTGGCCGGTCGGCGGCGATGCAGGAAATCTACCGCGTGCTCGCCCGCCTGATGCAGACGGACCTGACGCTGATGATCACCGGCGAATCCGGCACCGGCAAGGAACTCGTCGCCCGCGCGCTGCATGATTACGGCAAGCGCCGCAACGGCCCGTTCGTCGCAATCAACATGGCGGCGATCCCGCGCGACCTGATCGAATCCGAACTCTTCGGCCATGAGAAGGGCGCCTTCACCGGCGCGCAGACGCGCTCGACCGGCCGCTTCGAGCAGGCCGAAGGCGGCACGCTCTTCCTCGACGAGATCGGCGACATGCCGATGGACGCCCAGACACGGCTCTTACGCGTCCTGCAGCAGGGCGAATACACCACCGTTGGTGGCCGCACGCCGATCCGCACCGATGTGCGCATCGTTGCCGCTACCAATAAGGACCTGAAGCAGGCGATCAACCAGGGCCTCTTCCGCGAGGATCTCTATTACCGCCTCAATGTCGTGCCGCTGCGCCTGCCGCCGCTGCGCGACCGCGCCGAGGACATCCCCGATCTGGTGCGCCATTTCATCCAGCAGGCGGAAAAGGAAGGTCTCGGCTCCAAGCGTTTCGATCAGGAAGCGCTCGAACTGATGAAGGCCTATGCCTGGCCGGGCAACGTCCGCGAGCTGGAAAACCTCATCCGCCGTCTGATGGCGCTTTACCCACAGGATGTGATCACCCGTGAGATCATCGACGCGGAGCTGCGTTCCGACGTGCCCGACAGCCCGATCGACAAGGGGCCGATGCGCAGCGGCTCGATGACGATCGCGCAAGCCGTCGAGGAGAACATGCGCAGCTATTTCGCAGGCTTCGGGGACAATCTGCCGCCGCCCGGCCTCTATGATCGTGTGCTGACCGAAATGGAATATCCGCTGATCCTCGCCGCCCTGACGGCGACGCGCGGCAACCAGATCAAGGCGGCCGATCTTCTCGGTCTCAACCGCAACACCTTGCGCAAGAAGATCAGGGAACTTGGCGTCTCGGTCTACAGGAGTTCCCGCACCGCCTGA
- a CDS encoding two-component system sensor histidine kinase NtrB, translating to MKKDMTSPSDHTGGTVAMAVLNAIQNPVVMVDESGFVVFANWEAEAFFGASASHLARYRISTFIPFGSPLLALIDQVRERKAPVNEYRVDLSSPRLGQDKLVDLYVAPVLSEPGAVVIVFQERSMADKIDRQLTHRAAARSVTGLASMLAHEIKNPLSGIRGAAQLLEQSADDDDRALTRLICDETDRIVSLVDRMEVFSDERPVDRMPVNIHSVLDHVKAVAKAGFARNIRVTESYDPSLPAVYANRDQLVQVFLNLVKNAAEAVGDRSDGEIMLTTAYRPGIRLSVAGTREKISLPLEFCVHDNGPGVPLDLLPHLFDPFITTKPNGSGLGLALVAKIIGDHGGIIECDSQNSRTTFRVLMPASKDASLEDASIASSTGPSR from the coding sequence ATGAAGAAGGATATGACATCTCCGTCCGATCACACCGGCGGGACCGTCGCCATGGCCGTGTTGAACGCCATCCAGAACCCCGTCGTCATGGTCGACGAATCCGGCTTCGTCGTTTTCGCCAATTGGGAGGCGGAGGCCTTTTTCGGCGCCAGCGCCTCGCATCTGGCACGTTACCGCATCTCGACCTTCATTCCCTTCGGCAGCCCGCTGCTTGCCCTGATCGACCAGGTGCGCGAGCGCAAGGCGCCGGTCAACGAATATCGCGTCGACCTGAGTTCGCCTCGCCTGGGCCAGGATAAGCTCGTCGATCTCTACGTCGCCCCTGTGCTCAGCGAGCCCGGCGCCGTCGTCATCGTCTTTCAGGAACGGTCGATGGCCGACAAGATCGACCGGCAGCTGACGCATCGCGCCGCCGCCCGCTCGGTGACCGGCCTTGCCTCGATGCTGGCGCACGAGATCAAGAACCCGCTCTCCGGCATCCGCGGCGCCGCCCAGCTGCTCGAACAATCTGCGGACGACGACGATCGGGCGCTGACCCGGCTGATCTGCGACGAGACCGATCGCATTGTCTCGCTGGTCGACCGGATGGAAGTCTTTTCCGACGAACGCCCTGTCGACCGCATGCCGGTCAACATCCATTCCGTGCTCGATCATGTGAAGGCCGTCGCCAAGGCGGGTTTTGCTCGCAACATCCGGGTCACCGAGAGTTACGACCCGTCGCTGCCAGCCGTCTATGCCAATCGCGACCAGCTCGTTCAGGTCTTTCTCAATCTGGTGAAGAACGCCGCCGAAGCGGTCGGCGATCGGTCGGACGGCGAGATCATGCTGACGACGGCCTATCGCCCCGGCATCCGTCTTTCGGTCGCCGGCACGCGCGAAAAGATCTCGCTGCCGCTGGAATTCTGCGTCCACGACAACGGCCCCGGCGTTCCCCTCGATCTGTTGCCGCACCTCTTCGATCCCTTCATCACCACCAAGCCGAACGGCAGCGGCCTCGGCCTGGCGCTGGTCGCCAAGATCATCGGCGATCACGGCGGCATCATCGAATGCGATAGCCAGAACAGCCGCACGACATTCCGCGTTCTCATGCCGGCGTCGAAGGACGCCTCGCTCGAAGACGCCTCTATAGCAAGCTCGACAGGACCTTCTCGATGA
- the dusB gene encoding tRNA dihydrouridine synthase DusB: MCPKDNHLISKDLAAPFQIGPVSVRNRVVLAPMSGVTDMPFRELAWRFGAGLVVTEMVASRELVNDTAESWSRLRAAGFRPHMVQLAGREAHWMAEAAKIAADHGADIIDINMGCPAKKVIGGYSGSALMRDPDHALGLIEATVKAVDIPVTLKMRLGWDENSINAPDIAHRAEAAGIQLVTIHGRTRMQFYEGRADWDAIRAVREVISIPLIANGDVETAGDAQEILRRSGADAVMIGRGCQGRPWHAGVISGAPEPLPQEIADIAVEHYRMMLDFYGEAVAIRHARKHLGWYLQRFAPALLGAEKAEIMTSRDPREVAARLYDALATSVVDSREAA, from the coding sequence GTGTGCCCGAAAGATAATCATTTGATTTCCAAGGACCTCGCAGCGCCTTTCCAAATCGGACCCGTGTCCGTGCGGAACCGCGTTGTACTGGCGCCGATGTCCGGCGTCACGGATATGCCCTTCCGCGAGCTTGCCTGGCGCTTCGGCGCCGGCCTCGTCGTCACCGAAATGGTGGCGAGCCGCGAGCTGGTCAATGACACGGCCGAATCCTGGTCGCGGCTGAGGGCTGCGGGCTTCCGGCCGCATATGGTGCAGCTTGCCGGGCGCGAGGCGCATTGGATGGCGGAGGCAGCCAAGATCGCCGCCGATCACGGCGCCGATATCATCGACATCAACATGGGTTGCCCGGCAAAGAAGGTGATCGGCGGTTATTCCGGCTCGGCGCTGATGCGCGATCCCGATCACGCGCTCGGTCTCATCGAGGCGACGGTCAAGGCCGTCGACATTCCTGTGACGCTGAAGATGCGCCTCGGCTGGGACGAGAATTCGATCAACGCGCCTGACATTGCGCACCGCGCCGAGGCGGCCGGCATCCAGCTTGTCACCATTCATGGGCGCACCCGCATGCAATTCTATGAAGGCCGGGCCGATTGGGATGCGATCCGCGCCGTCCGCGAGGTGATCTCCATTCCGCTGATCGCCAATGGCGATGTCGAAACCGCAGGCGATGCGCAGGAAATATTGCGCCGCTCCGGCGCCGATGCCGTGATGATCGGCAGGGGCTGCCAGGGCAGGCCATGGCATGCCGGCGTCATATCAGGGGCGCCCGAGCCGCTACCGCAGGAGATCGCCGATATCGCCGTCGAGCATTACCGGATGATGCTGGATTTCTACGGCGAAGCGGTGGCAATCCGCCACGCCCGCAAGCATCTTGGCTGGTATCTCCAGCGTTTCGCGCCGGCTCTGTTGGGCGCTGAAAAGGCGGAGATTATGACCTCGCGCGATCCGCGCGAGGTGGCCGCGCGTCTTTACGATGCATTGGCAACCAGTGTTGTCGACAGCCGGGAGGCGGCATGA
- a CDS encoding bifunctional 2-C-methyl-D-erythritol 4-phosphate cytidylyltransferase/2-C-methyl-D-erythritol 2,4-cyclodiphosphate synthase produces the protein MLQMPSKQPISAGIVIVAAGRGERAGSSKEGPKQYRMIGGKPVIVHTLENFMTWEAATEIVVVIHPDDEALFARAFRHIISATPIETVHGGATRQQSVLAGLRYLKDKQISHVLIHDAVRPFFDHALLDRIAESLDAGAQAVLPAIPVTDTLKRADSAGTVLTTVSREHLYAAQTPQSFAFETILDAHEKAAASGRSDFTDDASIAEWLGIPVTIVEGTADNVKLTVKDDIAMADDKLSSSLLPDVRTGNGYDVHQLVAGDGVTLCGVFIPHDQKLKGHSDADVALHALTDALLATCGAGDIGDHFPPSDPQWKGAPSRIFIEHAARIVRERGGTIMNADVSLIAEAPKVGPHRDAMRTKLSDYLGIDIERCSVKATTNETIGFVGRREGIAAIATATVVYRGRK, from the coding sequence ATGCTGCAAATGCCTTCTAAGCAACCGATATCGGCTGGAATTGTCATTGTTGCCGCCGGCCGCGGCGAGCGCGCGGGATCATCCAAGGAAGGCCCGAAGCAATATCGCATGATCGGCGGCAAGCCGGTTATCGTGCATACGCTTGAAAACTTCATGACATGGGAAGCGGCAACTGAGATCGTCGTCGTCATCCATCCCGATGACGAGGCGCTGTTTGCGAGAGCCTTTCGCCACATCATCTCGGCAACGCCGATCGAAACGGTGCATGGGGGTGCGACCAGGCAGCAATCCGTGCTTGCAGGCCTCAGATACCTCAAGGACAAGCAAATCAGCCATGTGCTGATCCATGATGCCGTGCGGCCGTTCTTCGATCATGCGCTTCTCGATCGCATCGCCGAGAGCCTTGATGCCGGCGCGCAGGCGGTCCTGCCAGCGATCCCGGTCACAGATACGCTGAAACGCGCCGACAGCGCCGGCACCGTGCTGACGACGGTTTCACGCGAGCATCTCTACGCGGCGCAGACGCCGCAATCCTTCGCCTTCGAAACGATCCTCGATGCGCATGAGAAGGCGGCGGCAAGCGGACGAAGCGATTTCACCGACGATGCCTCGATCGCCGAATGGCTGGGCATTCCGGTGACGATCGTCGAGGGCACGGCCGACAACGTCAAGCTGACGGTCAAAGACGATATCGCCATGGCCGACGACAAGCTCTCGTCTTCGCTGCTTCCAGACGTGCGCACGGGCAACGGCTACGACGTGCACCAGCTCGTGGCGGGCGATGGCGTAACGCTCTGCGGCGTGTTCATTCCGCATGACCAGAAGCTGAAAGGTCACTCCGATGCCGACGTTGCGCTGCATGCGCTGACGGACGCGCTGCTCGCCACCTGCGGCGCCGGCGATATCGGCGATCATTTCCCGCCGTCCGACCCGCAATGGAAGGGCGCGCCTTCGCGGATCTTCATCGAGCATGCCGCCCGGATCGTGCGCGAGCGCGGCGGCACGATCATGAATGCCGACGTCTCGTTGATCGCCGAGGCACCGAAGGTCGGCCCGCATCGCGACGCCATGCGGACGAAACTGTCGGATTATCTCGGCATCGATATCGAGCGTTGCTCGGTCAAGGCGACGACCAACGAGACGATCGGCTTCGTCGGCCGGCGCGAAGGCATCGCGGCGATCGCCACGGCGACCGTCGTCTATCGCGGGAGGAAATGA
- a CDS encoding CinA family protein yields MMSLFPDDILSTAETIIRDFTAAGLMISTAESCTGGLIAGALTEISGSSAVVDRGFVTYTNSAKIEMLGVQAETLLRFGAVSEETARQMVHGALFRSRAGIAVAVTGIAGPGGGSAEKPVGLVHLAAKSRSGALIHRKMLYGDIGRSEVRVATIRTALEMVRSLLAA; encoded by the coding sequence ATGATGAGCCTTTTTCCCGACGATATCCTTTCGACGGCGGAGACGATCATCCGTGACTTTACGGCTGCAGGGCTGATGATCTCGACCGCCGAATCCTGCACCGGCGGGCTGATCGCCGGGGCGCTGACGGAGATTTCGGGTTCGTCAGCCGTCGTCGACCGCGGCTTCGTCACCTATACGAATAGCGCAAAGATCGAGATGCTCGGTGTGCAGGCGGAAACGCTGCTGCGCTTCGGGGCGGTCTCCGAGGAAACGGCGCGGCAGATGGTGCATGGCGCCCTCTTCCGCTCACGCGCCGGGATCGCCGTTGCCGTCACGGGCATTGCCGGCCCCGGCGGCGGATCGGCGGAAAAGCCGGTCGGCCTCGTGCATCTCGCCGCCAAATCGCGTTCCGGCGCGCTCATCCATCGGAAAATGCTTTATGGCGATATCGGCCGCAGCGAGGTCCGGGTGGCGACGATCAGGACGGCGCTGGAGATGGTGCGCTCGCTCCTTGCTGCCTGA
- a CDS encoding type II toxin-antitoxin system RatA family toxin, producing the protein MPQFETHRPVPHTPEQMFDLVADVERYPEFLPLCEALAIRSRKERDGKILLVADMTVGYKAIRETFTTQVLLNRAEHVIEVKYIDGPFKYLDNRWHFAEIPSGGCTVDFFIDYEFKSRILGALMGSMFDRAFRMFTEAFETRANRIYTPV; encoded by the coding sequence ATGCCGCAATTCGAAACGCACCGTCCCGTCCCGCACACGCCCGAGCAGATGTTCGATCTCGTCGCCGATGTCGAGCGTTATCCGGAATTCCTGCCGCTCTGCGAAGCGCTCGCCATCAGGAGCCGCAAGGAGCGCGACGGCAAGATCCTGCTCGTCGCCGACATGACGGTCGGCTATAAGGCGATCCGCGAGACCTTCACGACACAGGTGCTGCTCAACCGGGCCGAACACGTCATCGAGGTCAAATATATCGATGGCCCGTTCAAATATCTCGACAATCGCTGGCACTTCGCCGAGATCCCGTCCGGCGGCTGCACCGTCGATTTCTTCATCGACTACGAGTTCAAGAGCCGTATCTTGGGCGCGCTGATGGGCTCGATGTTCGACCGCGCCTTCCGCATGTTCACCGAAGCCTTCGAGACCAGGGCAAACAGGATCTACACGCCGGTTTGA
- a CDS encoding AAA family ATPase codes for MMDQRAELPPRQQIADLEQAAEHIRTARRILVMGCSGGGKSTLSLKIAKRFGLSYISLDRDVFWLPGWVVRDRVEQRNIIASRILEERWIMDGTNPSSLDIRLPRTDFVVWVRMPRLLCIWGAISRWAKWIGRTRPEMAPSCIEKVDFEFLRFIWTFEEKFAPRLVAGIAAHGPDVPVLQLKSRRQMRELLDLLGRPD; via the coding sequence ATGATGGATCAGAGAGCTGAGCTGCCGCCGCGTCAGCAGATCGCCGATCTCGAACAGGCTGCGGAGCATATCCGTACAGCCCGCCGCATCCTCGTGATGGGTTGCTCGGGCGGCGGTAAATCGACGCTGTCGCTGAAGATCGCCAAGCGCTTCGGGCTTTCCTATATTTCGCTCGACCGCGATGTTTTCTGGCTTCCCGGCTGGGTGGTGCGCGACAGGGTCGAGCAGAGAAATATCATCGCCAGCCGGATCCTCGAAGAACGTTGGATCATGGACGGCACGAACCCGTCTTCCTTGGACATCCGGCTGCCGCGCACCGATTTCGTCGTCTGGGTCCGCATGCCGCGACTTCTCTGCATCTGGGGCGCAATCAGCCGATGGGCGAAATGGATCGGCCGCACCCGACCGGAAATGGCGCCTAGCTGTATCGAGAAGGTCGATTTTGAATTCCTCCGCTTCATCTGGACCTTCGAGGAGAAATTCGCGCCGCGCCTCGTTGCCGGCATCGCCGCACATGGCCCCGACGTGCCGGTTCTTCAGCTAAAATCCCGCCGCCAGATGCGCGAGCTTCTTGATCTTCTCGGCCGGCCCGATTAA